A portion of the Zootoca vivipara chromosome 6, rZooViv1.1, whole genome shotgun sequence genome contains these proteins:
- the CFDP1 gene encoding craniofacial development protein 1: MSDSEEYSSEEDEDYRPSGEEYSEDDVNELVKEEEEEEEKPSHRGKCKKNSKEITCRKRNKGCGLFLEPGGGEASKDDESDREDGESAESNPHMKESDNRQKEDALWASFLSDVGQKPKAPPAVQAPGCTQKGKPAEEKNSCKPQEVVEGPEKSKVAITKVFDFAGEEVRVTKEVDATSEEAQFFLKQQEQKTVVPPSSPTVSGVKRPSGMNSLLGKIGTKKQKLSTLEKSKLDWETFKEEEGIGEELAIHNRGKHGYLERKAFLERVDHRQFEHERDIRLNNMKP; this comes from the exons GTGAAGAATACAGTGAAGATGATGTAAACGAATTGgttaaggaagaggaggaggaggaggagaagccatcACACAGGGGGAAATGCAAGAAGAATTCCAAGGAGATCACGTGTCG GAAAAGGAACAAAGGATGTGGCCTCTTCTTAGAACCAGGTGGAGGAGAGGCATCAAAGGATGATGAAAGCGACAGGGAGGATGGCGAGTCGGCAGAAAGCAATCCACACATGAAAGAAAGTGATAATAGACAAAAAGAGGATGCTTTGTGGGCCAGTTTCCTCAGTGATGTGGGCCAGAAACCAAAAGCACCTCCTGCAGTTCAGGCGCCTGGCTGCACACAGAAAGGCAAG CCAGCTGAAGAGAAGAATTCATGCAaacctcaggaggtggtggagggaCCTGAGAAGAGCAAAGTTGCCATCACCAAAGTCTTTGACTTTGCGGGTGAAGAGGTGAG GGTTACAAAGGAAGTTGATGCTACGTCTGAAGAAGCCCAGTTCTTTCTGAAGCAACAAGAGCAGAAGACTGTCGTCCCACCATCCTCGCCTACTGTTTCTGG AGTGAAGCGTCCGAGTGGCATGAACAGCCTCCTGGGGAAGATAGGTACCAAAAAACAGAAGCTCAGCACCCTGGAGAAATCCAAGCTAGACTGGGAGACCTTCAAAGAAGAGGAGGGCATCGGGGAGGAGCTGGCCATCCACAACCGAGGGAAACATGG GTACTTGGAGAGGAAAGCGTTTCTGGAGAGGGTTGACCACCGGCAGTTTGAGCATGAGCGGGACATACGCCTGAACAACATGAAACCTTGA